The Sulfurospirillum sp. UCH001 genome segment TCACGCCATCAAAATAGAATTTTTTATCGCCATCAAACATCGCAACCCATTGAGGATATTTTGCTACGAACATGCCACAAATTGGGCATTTAGCATCTTTCGGAACTTCGATTTTTGTGACAGGAGCCAACTTTGAAGCTGCTTGTTTTCCGAAGTCTTTCGGAAAATCTTCAGCCGCTATGGCATAGGCTTCCGAAAAATTCATCACCTTTCCGCCATTGTCGAAGACAAATGCCAGTGCATCTTTTTCTGTTCCAAACGCATAACTACTGGTACGTGTCATAGTTCCTCGTACTTTACTGCCTACTACATAAAATGCTTTTTTAACATCAATCAAAGCTAAACTAGTGGTATCAACGACTTTCGCATCTTCAGGAATGACACCCTCAGTTGCTTCATAAAGACAGTGAATTGAGCAGTATTGGTGATTGTCATGGGTATGGCTTGTTTTATAAAATTTGACTAAATGCATACCACAATTAGGGCATGAATATTTATCTTTACCAGATTGTATCAGCGTAGCATTTGCTTCAGGAACACTTTGAAACATCTCTGCGTGCGAAAAATTCCAAAAGCACAACAGTATCAAGATCATACGAACAAACATTCTTTATCCTTTTCTATCAAAAAGAGCTCTCTTAGAGCTCTCGCACATTTTCAGTGCCTTTAAAAATATATTACTTGGTAATTTTTTCCAAGAGTTGAGCGTTTTCGCACCCCTCTTTGAGACCTTTGTCACAACTACTTTTGAAGAGTTCTTTGGCTTTAGCGTTATCTACACTGACACCTTTACCTTCTGCATATAAGATGCCAAGATTGTTACACCCTTTATCATATCCATTGTTACAGGCTTTCTCGTAAAATTGGCTTGCTTTTTTAAAATCTTGGACGTTGCCTTTACCCATTGCGTACATAAATGCAAGATTGTCACATCCCATAGCGATACCGCCATCACACGCTTTTTGGTAATATTCACTCGCTTTTTTATTGTCAAGCTCAACACCACGACCCCCAGCATGTAAAAATCCTAGGTTATTACATCCCATTAAGTCTTCGTTTTTACATGCTTTTTTATAAAATTCTGCAGCCTTAGCATAATCTTGTTGTACCCCTGCCCCATTAGCATATAAAAGTCCTAAATTGGTACACCCTTCATCCCCAGCACATGATTTTTCATACAACTCTTTTGCTTTAGCAAAATCTTGTTTGACCACAATGCCATCAGCATAAATCAAACCTAGGTTGTAACATGCTGTCGCAAAATCAGCAGAGCACGCTTTTTCATACAGCTTAACGGCTTTTGCACTGTCTTTTGCAACATTACCCGTACCTTCTGAGTACAAAACAGCCAAGTTATAACATCCTGATGCTTTGCCCTCATTACAGGCTTTATCATATACTTCAACCAATTTTTTATGGTCACCACTCTCTTTGGCTTCCATTCCCTCTTTGATAAATCCAGCCTGTGCCATGACTGCGCATAGGATTAGGGCACATAGTTCTTTTTTCATTGTTCTTCCTTTTACATAAGACTAAATTGTTTTAACATCTCTGCCTTGATACGCCAAGACACACAATCCAAATATCCCTACAAAAATATAGTAAACAAAACTCGGTAAAGAGGCATGTTCTCCTGAAGCCGCGTATGAATGCATTCCTGTAAGATAAAAGTTGACCCCAAAATAGGTCATCATGATAGAGCTATACCCTACCAGTGACGCTATAGAAAAGACATACACCGAATTGAGCTTTGGTACAAAACGAAGATGCAAAATCAGCGCATAAACGATGATAGAGACAAATGACCATGTCTCTTTAGGGTCCCATCCCCAGTATCGTCCCCATGACTCATTCGCCCAGATGCCTCCAAAAAAGTTTCCAACCGTTAACATCGCAAGCCCTATAATGAGGCTTATCTCATTAATCGCTACCAAATGTCTGATTTGTTCATTCATACGTAAGGCATTTTTTTTGTTTTTAAGTATCATCAATAAAAGCGTGATGAAACCAAGCAATGCACCCATACCTAAAAATCCATAACTGGCTGTAATAACAGAGACGTGAACGGTCAACCAGTAGGATTTGAGAACCGGAACAAGGTTTGTAATCTGAGGATTGACAAAACTCATATGTGCGACAAGCATCACAATCGCCGCTAAAATGGCTGCAGCGGAAAGAGAGAGGATGGATTTTCTAAAAACCATAACGCCTGCAAAACCTGCCGACCAACCAATATAGACCATTGACTCGTACGAATCACTCCAAGGCGCATGTCCTGAGATGTACCAACGAAGAGCTAAACCAAAACTGTGCGCGATAAATCCTGCGATAAAAATGTATAGAACGCTCTTTTCCAATGTAGGGTAATTTTTGCCTTTAAAAATAGAAATAAGCGCTAGCACAAATGCGCCACATCCAAGCACAAAATAAAACCCAATCAGTTTTTGAAAGAGTCCCATGTGATTGTAAAGAACTTCTGCTCGTACGCGTGTCTCACTTGGTAAAATGCCACCACTAAGGCTTCGTTGATTCTCTTTGAGCTTAGCAAGTGCTATGTTTGCGTTATCCCATTTATTTGTAGAAATACCCTCTTGAAGTCCAACAAAGTAGTCATTGAGCATACTTTTGACTTCGCTGTTAATGTGTGGATGAGAAAACGCATCATTTGGAGCAATCCATGTATGCGATGCATCATTAGGAATAGGAATAAATTTAAACAAAACCCCTTTGAGTGTCAAATAAGCGATATTGAGTTTTTCATCAAATTTTATAATGTCATTATCAAATGTATCGCGTTTTGACTGTGCTTTTTGGTTGGCAGCACTGACCTGTTTCGCTAGCTTGTAGTAGCCCTCATCATCAAACATGGAAGCAAAACTCACATATTCAGCTTCAGGGCTCAAACCTAGCACTTTTTTAATGCTTGGATTAGAGAGTTTAATGATCTTCATCTCTTGCCAAAGCCCTGCATTTGTCGTCATTCCTAAGATCATCTGCTCAGGAGTCAAGCCAAACAAAGAGCTCTTTCCTGTGATTTTATTGACAATTTCAACGGCTTCAGTACTAATAGGCTTAATACGCCCCATATAATCTTGTACCAATAACGAGCTAAAGACTCCATTGGCATGTTCATAAGAATTTTTACGAAATTGCTCCAATGTATCTGCTTCCGCTTTTAATGGTGTTGCCTGTACAAATACCAAAGGTAAAAGAAGTGCTAAAGCGCTTTTTTGAAGGAACGCTCTAAGCTTTACAAATCTGCTGCCTTTCGTGAAGAAGTTTCCAATAAAACCAACACACAATAAAAAATATCCAAAATATGTCGGCCATTTACCTGGGTCTTTATTGACCTCTAGAATAGTACCCTTTTCATCCAAATCATAAGAGGATTGGAAAAATTTATATCCTTTATAGGTGAGTGGATGATTCATAAATATACGGTAAGGAAATGTAGTGCTATTATCAATTACCTCAAGTTCACTTGCATACGATGAAGGACTTTGTGAGCCTGGGTAACGCTGTAATTCAAAATCAAGAAGTTTAAATGAAAAAGGAAGTGCGATCACTTTAGAACCCCATGCTAGTTCTATTTCAACATCATCAAAACGTACAACAACAGGAGGTTCAATCCAACCTGCGCCGCCTTCGATTTTAACGGTTTTGAGTTTATTGTCGTAACGTGCTTCCACAATAAGGGTGTTTAGTTCACCTTTTGCACCTGCATGATAACTTTTATAATTGATGTGTAGAACTTTACCTTCTACCATTGTTTCATAAGAAAAATCGTTATTACCAATTTGTCCCAATGCGAGGGGGTACTCTAAAAATTCTTTTTCTGTTTTAATCGTAAAGTAAGACTTGACTGTTAACATCTCATTTTCACTGAGCCCTTCTCTGATATGAATAACCCCTTCATACCCAAAGTAACGCGTCAAAGCCGCTCCCACTAAAATCGCTACAAAAGCAAGATGCACGATAAATGCACCGAACTTTTTCCACATTTTGTATTTATACATGATGCCAACTAAAGAGAGGGTTAGCAAAAGCATCACCCCCTCATACCATGTAGCATCGTAAACCATTATTTTAGCGCTTGTTGTGTCGTAAACACTCTCGATAAACGTAGCAACGCCTGCACCAAGCCCTAATAAAAACAACATGAAGAGCATAAATTTATACGAAAAAAATAATTTTTCTACAATGGATACGTACTTCATGTTACACCTTTACATTCAAATCAATACTATTGTTAGACACCAAACGTTTGTCCTGCATATATAATAAACATCCTAAGACATAATACACCCAACACACTTGCCATACCTGAAAGATAAAACGCTGTGTGAGAATGCGCTACATGTTTGCCAAGCACAAAATTAAGCACCAAAGGAAGACCAAAACCAACACCCATTACACCAACCCAGAAAAGTGTTGCATAAACACCACTACTAAATGCTGCTGTCGTTGTTTGCTGAAACTCATTACCCACAAGTAAAGAGACAAACAGCATCGCAATGAGCATAATCTCAACCGCCATAATAGGCCACTCAATCGTATGTAATGTTTTAAGATCACCGGAATGAGTATCTTCTTTGAAAAAATACGAAGCAACCATACTCGCTGACGCCGTTCCTGCTGAAAGACCAGAGACAACAAAAAGCGCAGGTAAAATAGCTGTATTTAAAATTGGGAAACGTACCAAAACAGAGATCAAGAAACCTGTATAGGCACAAATAACCACCGCAAAAACCACACTTAACACCTCAACCAATGGACGGATTTTTTTCAAAAGGGTCATGACCATTTCAAAATAGCCCAAAATTTGAGCTTTTTTGGCGAGGATAGCTGAAATCTCTTTTTCAAACAGATACAAGCACATCACAAGTGTGAGAGGAATGTAAACAGAAATTGCTAAAACACCAATCGACATAACAGACGAAAAGTTATAATTAATCAAAATCTTCCAAAAATAGAGTGGTTTTTCCAAATCACCCACTAAGAAGACCATACCAAAAGCAATCGTTGCAAAAGAAACCAATGACGCAGCTTTGAGTAGAGGCGTATCTTCGTGCTGTTTTTTGTAAAAACGAATCATCAATGCAACAATAAGCGCACCACCTGAAATACCTGCAAGCAAGAGATATACAGCAATCGGCCAACCCCATTCAACACCATGGGAAAATCCGTATGTAAAATTAATGGCACCATTCATATCACACCCCCACCTTTACAACAGGTATATAGCGCAAACTTGGCTTTGTTCCAAAGGTTGGCTTCATACGTACTGCGTCTTTAACCTGTAATATTTGATTGATATACGAACTCTCGTCATTCAAATCACCAAAAACAAGTGCTTTATATTTACATGCTTCTACACACGCTGGTTCATGTCCTTTTGCCAAATTGGTATTCAGACAGAAGTTACAATTCTCAGCTGCTTTCGTTTTTTTATTGATAAAACGCACATCGTATGGACATGCTACGATGCAGTATTTACAGGCGATACAATCATCAGGGTTCATTGTAACAATGCCCGTTTTTGCATCTCTATGACATGCTTTACTAGGGCACACTGCAACACACGGTGCATCTTCACACTGTTGGCACGAAACACGTACATATTTCTTTTCCATCGGTTTTGCAGGATCTGTTTTATTTTCAACATAAAGTCGCACTTGCCCCTGTGGAACTTCATTGACCTTTCGACACGCTACTTCACAATCGCTGCATCCCACACATTTGTTCTGATCAAAGATCATCCCGTAGTGTGGTTTTTTTTCTGTTTTGCCTGTTTCAATGGCAACACTGTAACCCGCAGTGCCCAATGTCACAGAACCAAGACCTAAAACTTTTAGAAAAGTTCTTCTTTTCCCGTCATTTTCCATCTTCCCCTCCAATTCGTGTAGATGAATACTAAAGTCCTATAGTTTCTTTTTCTCAATGCCACCATGGACTTGTTTCATTTCTTCTTCGCTAAGTGGTTTTGCACTGTTTGCAAGTTCACCTGGCTTTAAAACCTTCACCAACTCTACCTCAAAAATAACTGTTGAACCAGCAGGAATCTCTTGCATATCTGCATTACCGTATGCTAATTCACTTGGAATGACCAATTTGTATTTTGATCCCTCAGGCATTAGCATTAAACCTTCTTGCAAGCCATCGACAATATTAATCATCGAAAGATGGGATGGTGTTTTGCGCTCATAGGTGTCATCAAAAACTTTACCATCTACTAAATAGGCTTTATAGTTCATCATAACAATGCTCTCTTTTTGCGGTTTTGGACCAGCACCAAGAGTGAGCACTTCGTATTGCAATCCTGATTTCGTTGTAGTTACTTTTTTATTCTTGGCATTGTTTGCCATATATTTTTTGCCATCCGCGATATTTTTATCGAGGGCTTGTTTGAATTGTTCTTGACTGATTTTATTTAACACTTCTGCACGATTATTCAAATGCGTTATAATCTCTTCATCTTTAAGCTTTTGTTGTTTTTTCAAGGCATCAATAAATCCATCAATCACCGCTTCAATATCAGATTTTGCACCCATTTCAGACTGTTCAAAAAGTTGATTTGAGATATAGCTTCCTGTGGATACACCAATACTGTATGACTCTTTTTGTACTTGTGTTTTTAGCTCACCAGCAAGCGCCCCAGAAACCAAACAAATAAATACAAATAATCCTGTTGTGAGTTGTTTACGCATCATCTTAATACCTTTACTTTTGAAATAAATGGGCTATGAAATTCATAGCCCACTTGAAATTGCACTCAGTGCAACACCTATTTTAAATTTTTGTTCACGATTCTTTGCGCTTCATTAATATACTCAATCGCAGCATCTAGTCTTTGTTTGGTATATTTGAATCCATGCATACCCCATGAACCATCTTTTTCGACAAGATCAACAGTTTGTTGCGCTTTTTCGATTAACTCATACACTCTGGTTTTATCTGAAGGCGATAGCTTTTTAACTTCAAGTAAAGAGTAAAGTCCTTGGATACCTACTTTAACCTGTGTGAATTTATCTTTCACAGGAGTTTGCCATCCCATAACCTCATCATATGCTTGTTTCTGATCTTTAAAGTGTAGTGTCTCTTTAAGCTCAGATACAACTGGACTATGACAGCCTTTTGCTTCTACTTGCTCTTTATCTGCCCATGTTGTACGTGCACATGCCCACATAAGATCTAAGAAGTTACGTCCCTCATCATTACGCTCAAAATGCCAATCTTTAGCATCTCTTGGACCTGTTGCATTTGAACCTGGTACCAAAGATTTACGTTTAGGATCAACATCGATTTTCCAGATGTGTGAACGTCTTTGTGTATCCATACCCGCTTGGTCTTGGAATTGAACGGCATACCAGTTTTCACAGCTCATCATAAATGGCATGTGGCAGGTTTGACATGAATTTTTACTATGTGTATCTGCTTTAGACTGGATATACGCTTGTTCTTTATGACAATCTTTACACTCTTTTTTGAGTTTTGGTTTTGTATAAAGTGAGCTTAAGTAACCTTGGTTCGCATTGTAATTGGTACCTTTAAGGTCTTTTTCGCCCGTTACAGGACCTGTTACGTCGTGTGGATCATGGCAGGTTGCACAACGCATACCTTTTTCATAGTGCGCTGTAAAGTAGGTTTGAGAACCTTCACTACCACATCCTGGTCCCATTGATTTAAACTTAGAGCTCAAAGCAAGATCTGGTTTACCTACGTTTGCAGGATTTTTCGCAAGATCTGGGCTATAGTTAAATCGTTGGTGACAGCGTTCACAATTAGAAGTGAGTAACCCGGAGCCTCCTTCTAAGTGACCACCCGCGCCATGACACTCTTCACAAGAAACACCTTTAGAGATAGTGTGCTTTTGAAGCTCTTTTGGATTACCAAGGGCAGAGTAGAACTCGTTTTGGTTTTTAAAATCAAACTTCCAAGGGTGACATACTTCACAGTAAGAAGAACCCGCTTGGAAATCCATTGATTTTTTGTATTTAGCTGCATAAGAAGCCAAACCTCTTACATAACCACCATTATCACCATAGTCTGCTAATGTTACAGGAAAATCAGGAATCCATTTCTTGATTTTTTTCGCAACCTCAGGCGTTAGATTAAGTGCCCATGTTCTTTGCCATTGGTTTGCACCCGCAGTAATTTGACCTGTACCATTTTTAAGAAGACCACCTTCAACATGGTATGTTCCACGTAGCAACCACGCATCCAAAAAGCCTAATTTTGTTCTAACGTGACCTATAGTACAATAGATAACATCAGGGGTAATTCCTTTAGGTAGAATTGACGCTGTATCTTTATCAAAAACTGGATCAGTCAAGTTATTGTTAAATTCAGGGTGTTCACCTGGGAATCTGATTGTTGTTGAGTGTCGCGATCTGCCCCAAGTCTCATATTGTGCAGGGTGACACTCACCGCATTTCTCTGGTCCAATGAATTTGTTTGGAAACGCAAGTGTTGAAGTTCTTGCAACCCTATACATCATTGAACTTACACCTTCGCCGCCACTTCGTTTACTTGCTTTAGAGAAGTCTTTACCGTGACCCTCAGCTATAAACTCTTTACCGCGATCTGCAACATGCATTTCTCCAACCGTTTTACCACCGTACTTGGTAAAAATCGGATGGTTTTTAAAGAGCCAATCATACATAACTTGCTCTTCGACAATATAGTCTTGCAAAGAAGTAACGCCTCTGCTCTCCTTAGTACCCTTAGGATTAGCAATGATCGCCTTTGCATCTTTACTCATTTGCATTCCCTCCATACCTTCAGCATTTAAGCCTACAGTAAAGAGATTAACACATGTGAGTAAACCAAGTAACACTTTGTCCCAATTTTTCATGTATCCTCCTTTGAAAAATTGAATCTCAAATCATCTACTGTTTTTTCATGGGCATAAAAAAACATCAATCATTTTAAGATCAACCAGCACGAATGCCTCATTGGAAATACTATCAGGAAAAAAGGGGGGAAAAGGGGGAAGTATTAAATTAGTGTTAAATATAAAAACTAAAAAATAATTGTAAAAATAACTCCATCATTATGGTTTTCAACACGCAGTGTTGCACTGTTTTTCTCAACAATCATTTTACTCATATAAAGTCCTAGTCCACTGCTAGACTCTTTGGTTGTAAAATAAGGGTCAAAAATTTTCTCAATAATTGCATCATCAATATGCCCTGCATTGTTTTGCAACGTAATGACAGGAACACCATTGTGTAAAAAAGCGGTAATTTCAATCTTACGTTCTTTGATATTTTGTGCTAAGAATGCCTCTTTGGCATTGTTCATAATGTTAATAAGCACTTGCACGATCTCATTGGCATAGCCTAAACGCGTAAAGTTATTTTGTATATCTATGCGTACATCAATGGCATATTTTTCTAAAGAGGCACTGAGTAGCTTTTGAGCCCTAAAAATAACCTCTTGTGCACTAAACTCTTTGGCAGAGGTACTTGGCATAAAGAAGTTTTTAAAATCATCAATCGTGCTTGACATAAAAGAGAGTTGTTCATTGGCCTCTTTGATCTTTTGTGTCAACTTCTCTTTGGTGAGTTTATCTTTGTCGCTATGAAGCTCAAGATTGATCAAGATAGCCCCTACTTGAGCAAGAGGCTGCCTCCACTGATGTGAAATATTGCCTATCATCTCGCCCATCGAAGCAAGACGGTTTTGACTCATCATCAGCATATTGGTTTTTTCTTTCAGGCGTTGGTCGTTTCTGTACAATTTATAGATAAACAAGATAAAAATAACAAAGACAATAAACATAACCGCTCCACCCACCACAAACTCTTTCACGTGATAGGTTAAGATGCTGTAGACGGGAATTTTAAACGTAATCATTGCAATAACATCGCCTACTTTGCTCTGAAAATCAGGAATTGTATGATACTGCTCTACCATACGCTTTGGCGCACTATTGGTCGTATGACATTGTAAACACGATGGATGCGAATTCTGAATAGGCAAGCCTACAAAAAAGTAAGGTTTGTTATTTTCTTGAATGATGCGTGAGTATTCTTTATATTTTCCCTCTTTGAAATCATCCAAAATTTCATTTTCGAAATTATTGCCCTCATGCTCAGCGTTAAGAGGATTAGTGGCAATCAGTTTATAATCATAGTTGATATTCTTTTTAGCACGCTGAATATTGTAAATCTCACGTGTAATATAAGATGAAGAGAGCAATCTTGGATCAAAAAAATCCTCTGCTAGCATCTTTTTTTCTTTGAGCTCTTCAATTAAAGGACGTTGTACGACTGAGACATAATCACGAATTGCATTCATCGTATCTAAAATAAAAATAGCCTCTTGCCTCGCATCTTTCATCGCAAGTTCACGGTAAAAATTAAAGAAGAGTAATGTAATGACCGCATAAAGAACAACAAAAAGGGCTACGATGATTTTGAAGCTATATTTCATAAAGATATCCAACACCGTAAAGATTTCGTATAAAGTTGTTATCAATCTTTTTGCGTAGTTCTTTGACGATGGATTTTAATGCCTCTTTACTTGGTTGTTCAAATTCCCACATATAATCAAAAAGCTGCTCATACGTTACTGTTTGATTTGGGCGTTTGAGGAAATACTCTAAAAGCCTGCTCTCACTCTTAGAGAGATGGATCAAATCTCCATCAAGGTTGCAAATCGTTTTTTTACAAAAATCATATTTGCAAACAGGAGTTACCTGAAACATTGGGCTATGCCCACTAAGCTCTTTTGCTACATCTTCTAAGGCTTTAATAAGCGCATTTTTATCATAAGGTTTTGCTAGATAACGTGTAATTTTAAGCTCTACGGCACGCCATAAATACTCTTGCTCTGTATGTGCAGAGAGGATGATAATAGGTACTTTTTTATCAAACTCTCGGATTTTCTTTACGACTTCAAGTCCATCCATGTGAGGAATAGAGATGTCAAGCATGATGACATCATACAAATTGCTTTTGGCTTCATCAAGTGCTTCAATGCCATCTTTAACACCTACAACTTTGCCAAAAAAAAGCTCCAAAGACTCCATAATGTTGTTTAAGATACACGCTTCATCTTCAACACAAAGGACTTTTTTATTGGAAAGGACATCTAAAAGATTGCATTCATTCATATTTAATTAGCCTATTTTCACGATTTAAAGACATTGCTTGTCATTATATACTCATGACAAACTCGTTTGGTGGTATGGTAACCAAGCAAAGCTTAGAAAATATATTGCATTCTAAAAATGTGGTGTTATCGCATTATCTTGTTTCTCTACTCCACTTCGAATGATGTCAACTCCATACTTATCACGTAATTTTGTGAGTTTT includes the following:
- the nrfD gene encoding NrfD/PsrC family molybdoenzyme membrane anchor subunit, which translates into the protein MNGAINFTYGFSHGVEWGWPIAVYLLLAGISGGALIVALMIRFYKKQHEDTPLLKAASLVSFATIAFGMVFLVGDLEKPLYFWKILINYNFSSVMSIGVLAISVYIPLTLVMCLYLFEKEISAILAKKAQILGYFEMVMTLLKKIRPLVEVLSVVFAVVICAYTGFLISVLVRFPILNTAILPALFVVSGLSAGTASASMVASYFFKEDTHSGDLKTLHTIEWPIMAVEIMLIAMLFVSLLVGNEFQQTTTAAFSSGVYATLFWVGVMGVGFGLPLVLNFVLGKHVAHSHTAFYLSGMASVLGVLCLRMFIIYAGQTFGV
- a CDS encoding DUF3365 domain-containing protein, giving the protein MKYSFKIIVALFVVLYAVITLLFFNFYRELAMKDARQEAIFILDTMNAIRDYVSVVQRPLIEELKEKKMLAEDFFDPRLLSSSYITREIYNIQRAKKNINYDYKLIATNPLNAEHEGNNFENEILDDFKEGKYKEYSRIIQENNKPYFFVGLPIQNSHPSCLQCHTTNSAPKRMVEQYHTIPDFQSKVGDVIAMITFKIPVYSILTYHVKEFVVGGAVMFIVFVIFILFIYKLYRNDQRLKEKTNMLMMSQNRLASMGEMIGNISHQWRQPLAQVGAILINLELHSDKDKLTKEKLTQKIKEANEQLSFMSSTIDDFKNFFMPSTSAKEFSAQEVIFRAQKLLSASLEKYAIDVRIDIQNNFTRLGYANEIVQVLINIMNNAKEAFLAQNIKERKIEITAFLHNGVPVITLQNNAGHIDDAIIEKIFDPYFTTKESSSGLGLYMSKMIVEKNSATLRVENHNDGVIFTIIF
- a CDS encoding cytochrome C, with the translated sequence MKNWDKVLLGLLTCVNLFTVGLNAEGMEGMQMSKDAKAIIANPKGTKESRGVTSLQDYIVEEQVMYDWLFKNHPIFTKYGGKTVGEMHVADRGKEFIAEGHGKDFSKASKRSGGEGVSSMMYRVARTSTLAFPNKFIGPEKCGECHPAQYETWGRSRHSTTIRFPGEHPEFNNNLTDPVFDKDTASILPKGITPDVIYCTIGHVRTKLGFLDAWLLRGTYHVEGGLLKNGTGQITAGANQWQRTWALNLTPEVAKKIKKWIPDFPVTLADYGDNGGYVRGLASYAAKYKKSMDFQAGSSYCEVCHPWKFDFKNQNEFYSALGNPKELQKHTISKGVSCEECHGAGGHLEGGSGLLTSNCERCHQRFNYSPDLAKNPANVGKPDLALSSKFKSMGPGCGSEGSQTYFTAHYEKGMRCATCHDPHDVTGPVTGEKDLKGTNYNANQGYLSSLYTKPKLKKECKDCHKEQAYIQSKADTHSKNSCQTCHMPFMMSCENWYAVQFQDQAGMDTQRRSHIWKIDVDPKRKSLVPGSNATGPRDAKDWHFERNDEGRNFLDLMWACARTTWADKEQVEAKGCHSPVVSELKETLHFKDQKQAYDEVMGWQTPVKDKFTQVKVGIQGLYSLLEVKKLSPSDKTRVYELIEKAQQTVDLVEKDGSWGMHGFKYTKQRLDAAIEYINEAQRIVNKNLK
- the ccsA gene encoding cytochrome c biogenesis protein CcsA translates to MKYVSIVEKLFFSYKFMLFMLFLLGLGAGVATFIESVYDTTSAKIMVYDATWYEGVMLLLTLSLVGIMYKYKMWKKFGAFIVHLAFVAILVGAALTRYFGYEGVIHIREGLSENEMLTVKSYFTIKTEKEFLEYPLALGQIGNNDFSYETMVEGKVLHINYKSYHAGAKGELNTLIVEARYDNKLKTVKIEGGAGWIEPPVVVRFDDVEIELAWGSKVIALPFSFKLLDFELQRYPGSQSPSSYASELEVIDNSTTFPYRIFMNHPLTYKGYKFFQSSYDLDEKGTILEVNKDPGKWPTYFGYFLLCVGFIGNFFTKGSRFVKLRAFLQKSALALLLPLVFVQATPLKAEADTLEQFRKNSYEHANGVFSSLLVQDYMGRIKPISTEAVEIVNKITGKSSLFGLTPEQMILGMTTNAGLWQEMKIIKLSNPSIKKVLGLSPEAEYVSFASMFDDEGYYKLAKQVSAANQKAQSKRDTFDNDIIKFDEKLNIAYLTLKGVLFKFIPIPNDASHTWIAPNDAFSHPHINSEVKSMLNDYFVGLQEGISTNKWDNANIALAKLKENQRSLSGGILPSETRVRAEVLYNHMGLFQKLIGFYFVLGCGAFVLALISIFKGKNYPTLEKSVLYIFIAGFIAHSFGLALRWYISGHAPWSDSYESMVYIGWSAGFAGVMVFRKSILSLSAAAILAAIVMLVAHMSFVNPQITNLVPVLKSYWLTVHVSVITASYGFLGMGALLGFITLLLMILKNKKNALRMNEQIRHLVAINEISLIIGLAMLTVGNFFGGIWANESWGRYWGWDPKETWSFVSIIVYALILHLRFVPKLNSVYVFSIASLVGYSSIMMTYFGVNFYLTGMHSYAASGEHASLPSFVYYIFVGIFGLCVLAYQGRDVKTI
- a CDS encoding SEL1-like repeat protein; protein product: MKKELCALILCAVMAQAGFIKEGMEAKESGDHKKLVEVYDKACNEGKASGCYNLAVLYSEGTGNVAKDSAKAVKLYEKACSADFATACYNLGLIYADGIVVKQDFAKAKELYEKSCAGDEGCTNLGLLYANGAGVQQDYAKAAEFYKKACKNEDLMGCNNLGFLHAGGRGVELDNKKASEYYQKACDGGIAMGCDNLAFMYAMGKGNVQDFKKASQFYEKACNNGYDKGCNNLGILYAEGKGVSVDNAKAKELFKSSCDKGLKEGCENAQLLEKITK
- a CDS encoding response regulator transcription factor; its protein translation is MNECNLLDVLSNKKVLCVEDEACILNNIMESLELFFGKVVGVKDGIEALDEAKSNLYDVIMLDISIPHMDGLEVVKKIREFDKKVPIIILSAHTEQEYLWRAVELKITRYLAKPYDKNALIKALEDVAKELSGHSPMFQVTPVCKYDFCKKTICNLDGDLIHLSKSESRLLEYFLKRPNQTVTYEQLFDYMWEFEQPSKEALKSIVKELRKKIDNNFIRNLYGVGYLYEI
- a CDS encoding 4Fe-4S dicluster domain-containing protein, with protein sequence MENDGKRRTFLKVLGLGSVTLGTAGYSVAIETGKTEKKPHYGMIFDQNKCVGCSDCEVACRKVNEVPQGQVRLYVENKTDPAKPMEKKYVRVSCQQCEDAPCVAVCPSKACHRDAKTGIVTMNPDDCIACKYCIVACPYDVRFINKKTKAAENCNFCLNTNLAKGHEPACVEACKYKALVFGDLNDESSYINQILQVKDAVRMKPTFGTKPSLRYIPVVKVGV
- a CDS encoding nitrous oxide reductase accessory protein NosL, whose product is MFVRMILILLCFWNFSHAEMFQSVPEANATLIQSGKDKYSCPNCGMHLVKFYKTSHTHDNHQYCSIHCLYEATEGVIPEDAKVVDTTSLALIDVKKAFYVVGSKVRGTMTRTSSYAFGTEKDALAFVFDNGGKVMNFSEAYAIAAEDFPKDFGKQAASKLAPVTKIEVPKDAKCPICGMFVAKYPQWVAMFDGDKKFYFDGVKDMMKYAYARKIGGDKLYVSDYYKLSKLEATKAFYVIGSNVYGPMGSELIPFSTQDEALSFSRDHNGQKVISFDEITEVMVKNL
- a CDS encoding FKBP-type peptidyl-prolyl cis-trans isomerase; amino-acid sequence: MRKQLTTGLFVFICLVSGALAGELKTQVQKESYSIGVSTGSYISNQLFEQSEMGAKSDIEAVIDGFIDALKKQQKLKDEEIITHLNNRAEVLNKISQEQFKQALDKNIADGKKYMANNAKNKKVTTTKSGLQYEVLTLGAGPKPQKESIVMMNYKAYLVDGKVFDDTYERKTPSHLSMINIVDGLQEGLMLMPEGSKYKLVIPSELAYGNADMQEIPAGSTVIFEVELVKVLKPGELANSAKPLSEEEMKQVHGGIEKKKL